The Sphingopyxis sp. BE259 nucleotide sequence GCGGGAGAGTGTCTGGTAGGCCCGGCATGTCAATTTCGCCGAAACCGGGACTCACCTCTGTCGCTGGTAGGTTAAGCAGGCGGCGGATCACCTCATTGTAATTGTCGTTTGCGCTTTGCAGCCGGGCGGTGAGTGCTTGCCAGACCTCAAAATCAATAGTGATTTGCATGCCAACCCTCCTAATAGCTGGCAAACTATCTCAGTTAGACAAAATAGTCAACGCCCCCACTTCGTCTTACTCTGCTTCCCGAACCGCCCCTTGCGCGTCCCCGGCTTGCCCTCATTAGAGCGCCCGACGCGCGGTGCGACCTGTTCGCCCGCGGGCAGCCCCAACTCGTCCGCCTCCAGCTTGCGGATCTCATCGCGCAACCGTCCGGCTTCCTCGAACTCCAGATCCGCCGCTGCATCGCGCATGCGTTTTTCCAGATCCTGGATATACGCGCGCAAATTGTGGCCGACCATGTGCGTCGGCTTATCGTCGCCGATGTCGATGACGACGCCGTCCTTCGACGCGACATGCGCGATGATGTCACCGATGTTGCGCTTGATCGTCGTCGGGGTGATGCCATGTTCTTCGTTATAGGCGCGCTGTTTTTCGCGGCGGCGGTCGGTTTCGCGCATCGCGCGTTCCATGCTGCCGGTGATGCGGTCGGCGTAGAGGATGACGCGGCCGTCGACGTTGCGCGCGGCGCGGCCGATCGTCTGGACCAGCGATGTCTCGCTGCGCAGGAACCCCTCCTTGTCGGCGTCGAGGATCGCAACCAGTCCGCATTCGGGAATGTCGAGCCCCTCGCGCAGCAGATTGATCCCGATCAGCACGTCAAACACGCCGAGCCTGAGGTCACGGATGATCTCGATACGCTCCAGCGTCTCGATGTCCGAATGCATGTAACGCACCTTCATTCCCGCTTCGTGGAGGAATTCGGTGAGATCTTCGGCCATCCGCTTGGTCAGCGTCGTCACCAGCGTGCGGTACCCCGCGGCGGCGGTCTTTTTCGCCTCGACGATCAGGTCATCCACCTGCTCTTCGACCGGCTTGATCTCGACCGGCGGGTCGATGAGGCCGGTGGGGCGGATCACCTGTTCTGCGAAGACGCCCTGGGTGCGATCCATTTCCCAGGTGCCGGGGGTCGCCGACACGCTGACCGTCTGCGGCCGCATCATGTCCCATTCGGCAAAGCGCAGCGGCCGGTTGTCGATACAGCTCGGCAGGCGGAAGCCATATTCGGCCAGCGTGATCTTGCGGCGATGGTCGCCCTTTGACATCGCACCGATCTGCGGGATCGTCTGGTGGCTTTCGTCGACGAAGAGCAAAGCATTGTCGGGCAGATATTCGAACAGGGTCGGCGGCGGTTCGCCGGGCAGGCGGCCGGTGAGGAAGCGGCTGTAATTCTCGATCCCGGCGCAGCTGCCCGTTGCGGCAATCATCTCGAGGTCGAAATTGGTGCGCTGTTCAAGCCGCTGCGCTTCGAGCAACCGGCCCTCGGCCTCCAACTCCTTCAGCCGCTCGGTCAGCTCATGCTTGATCGCTTCGCTCGCTTGCTTCAGCGTCGGGCCGGGGGTCACATAATGGCTGTTCGCGTAGATGCGGACGCTGTTGAGCGTCGCGATCTTCTTGCCGGTCAGCGGGTCGAACTCGGTGATCTCCTCGATCTCGTCGCCGAAAAAGCTGATCCGCCACGCCATGTCTTCGTAGTGCGATGGGAAGATTTCGAGAGAGTCGCCGCGCACGCGGAAATTGCCTCGCGCGAACGCCTGATCGTTGCGTTTATATTGCAGCGCGACGAGCTTGCGGATGATCTCGCGGTTGTCGGCGACCTGACCTTTTTTCAGGTCAAAGATCATTGCCGAGTAAGTTTCGACCGATCCGATGCCATAAAGGCACGACACCGACGCGACGATGATGACGTCATCGCGTTCTAGCAACGCGCGGGTCGCCGAATGGCGCATCCGGTCGATCGCTTCGTTTACCGAGCTTTCCTTCTCGATATAGGTGTCCGACCGCGGCACATAGGCCTCGGGCTGGTAATAGTCGTAATAGCTGACGAAATATTCGACCGCATTGTTCGGGAAGAAGCTCTTGAACTCGCCATATAATTGCGCGGCGAGGATCTTGTTGGGCGCGAGGATCAGCGCCGGACGCTGCAACTCGTCGATGACCTTCGCCATCGTGAAGGTCTTGCCCGACCCCGTAACCCCCAGCAGCACCTGATCGCGTTCGCCGTCGAGCGCGGTCGAGACCAGTTCCCTGATCGCGGTGGGCTGATCGCCCGCGGGCTCATAATCGCTAACCAGTTCAAATCGCTTGCCGCCTTCAACCTTGTCCGGGCGGGTGGGACGGTGCGGGACATAGCCTTCGGCGGTGTCGATTTCGTCGAGCGAAGTGCGAATCTGGATTGCCATCGGGGATAATATGGTATCGATTGGGGCCAACGACAAACATAATGGTGCACAACCAACCGGTCGCGTCCGGCTTTGCGCTTTGTTCCAACAGGAGGATGGTTTTTATGAAGAAGTTTGTGGCGATAGCGGCGCTTGGCGTCGCACTTGCGGTGGCGGGCTGCGGCAAGACCGAAAACAGCGACGGCCCGGTCAAGCGCGAGGCGGGCAACTGGAAGACCGACGTCAAGCTGGTGAAGTTTGAAGTCCCCGGCATGCCGCCCGAAATGAAGGACGGCATGGCGAAGATGATGGAAGGGGCCAGCGGCATGGACCAGTGCTTCACCCAGGAGCAGGTCGACAAGGAAGACATCGCGGCCGAACTCGCCAAGGGTCCGGGCAATGGCGGCGAGTGCAAATGGTCGAAGAAGGACATCGCCGGCGGCAAGATCGACATCGCCGGCACGTGCACCGCCAACGGCCAGACGGTCGACATGGCGATGAACGGCACGATGGCGGCCAAGAAGACCGACGTGACGATCACCACCAAAGGCAAGGTGCCGACCGGGGGCGAGATGGAAATGGTCATGCAGATGACCAGCAGCCACACCGGCCCATGCAAGGCACCGGCGACGACCTGAACCGTCACCACCTGAACCATGAAGCAATTGTCAATCGATCAGGGCGTCAGCGAAGCTGGCGCCCTTGTCATGTCGAGAGGAGATGGGTGATGCTGGGCTATGTAACGATGGGAACCGACGACCTGGACCAGGCGCGCGATTTTTACGCGGCGCTGCTGGGCACGATCGGCGCCAGCGAATTGATGCGAATGTCGGACGAAGACAATGGCTTTACCCTCTACGCGACCAGCTGGGGCCAGCCCGGCATTGCAGTGACGCGGCCCTATGACGGCCAGCCGACCCATGCGGGCAATGGCCATATGGCGGCGATCGTCGTCGACGAGCGGGCCAAGGTCGACGCGCTGCACGCCAAGGCGGTCGAGCTGGGCGGTGCCTGCGAAGGACCGCCGGGCGTACGCGGCGACGAGGGCGAGCAGGCGTTTTACGGCGCCTATTTCCGCGACCGCGATGGCAACAAGCTCTGCGCGTTTCGGATTGGCCCGGCCTGAAATCCGGGTGCGGCGGTGCCGCAGATCGACTTGCCGGGCGGGTGACAGGTGGGGCTGTCGATCCGCCCGGCGAAGTCTTGAAATGAGGCCGGAGGGGGTCTGAAGAATGCCAGGGACCAGCTCGCACCCTTCGCCTGTCGGCCTCAACATCGCCCCATCGTAGGAATGACGCGACCCCGCCAGAATGGCAGGGTTTCCCAAATGGGGCAGTTACAAGGGGTCACATGCTGCGATGTCGCCGATTGATAACCAATTCTTAACCTGGTTTCGGCCTTTGTCGTTCCAGATTGGCGGCTCGTCGTTCTTCTGATATAAACAATGGCGTCCTTGTTACCGTTACGTCGAAGTAACAATGGCTGGCCGCGCGAGTTGATTGGCGTATCACCCGCATCGCCCGTCTGGGGTATTTGAGGGTAGCATGGACCACGCGAAAGCGAACGAGACTCACAATCCCGGCGATACCGACCGGATTATCGCGGAGGAGCAGGAGCGCCTGCTCGAATCCCCGCTGTTCATCCGGTCGCCGGTGTTGTCGCGTCTGCTGCAATTTCTGGTCGAGCACCGGTTGCGGGGCGGGCGCAGCTCGCCCAAGGCTTATGCGATTGCGACCGAGGCGCTGGGGCGCAGCGAAGATTTCGATCCGGCGGTCGACAGCTATCCGCGGGTGATGGTCGGACGGCTGCGGACGTTGCTCGATCGCTATTATGCCGACACCCCTTGGATCCACCGCTTGCGGGTGCCGCAGGGCAGCTATGAAGTCGTCGTCCAGCACCGCGTTGCGCCGCCGGCGCGATCGCTCGAGGACGCCGATGGGGCGGGTGACGTCAAGGCCGCAACAGGCGCGGACGGCGCGGGCGTGCCTCGCGTTCCGGGCAGCGCCATTCGCCGCCCCACCGCGGCGCCGCGCTATGGCCGCTGGGTCGTTGCTCTCGTCCTGCTGGTGCTCGCGCTGTTCACGCTATGGACGCTGAGTAGCGGGCCCGATCGCCTGTTTGTCAGCGATCCGGTGCCGGTGCCGGTGCTGGAGGTCAGTGCCCCGGTCGCAGGCAATACGCCGCCGTCGCGGGCGCTGGCGCGGGCGCTCGACGGCAAATTGCGCGACGGGCTGCGCCGGTTCGACCTGGTTGATCTGCTCAGTTCCAAGGCGCCCGGCGCGGCCACGCCGCGCACCGCCGATTATCGGCTCGACGCGTCGCTGGTTCGCAATCTGGAGGGCAATGCCGAGGTTACGCTGGTGCTCAACCGCGTCGCCGATCAACGCGCGATCTGGTCGCAGCAGATCAAGGTCACCGATCAGGAAACCCCCGAATTTGCCGCAATCGAGCCGGTGATCGCGCGCATTGCCGGCGATTACGGCGTCATCGTGCGCGATCAGGTGCAGCGCCAACCCGATAATTTTTCGCCGGGCTTTCCCTGCCTCGCCCAGTTCAACCGGATGCGGCAGATGCGCAGCACACCAACCGCCAAGCAGGTCACCACCTGCCTGCGCGCGACGCTGAAACGCGACAGCCGCGATCCGGCGGCGCTCGCCGCGCTGTCGCTGGTGCGCTTTGGCGACTGGCAACCGCAGCGAATGACCCCGGCAGGCCGCACTGCCTTTAGCGAAGCCCGCGCGCTGGCGCTGCAAGCCTATGAAAACAGCCCCAATTCGACCGCCGGGCTGTTCGCGATGGCGCGCGCAAATTTCTATGTCGGCAATTGTGCGGGCGGCAACACGATGGGCGACACGGCGCTGCGCCTCAATCCCTATGACCCCGACATGGCGGGCTTTTTGGGATTGTTCAAAATCACCTGCGGGCAGGCGACCGAAGGGGAGGCGCTGCTGCGCCGGTCGCTGGCGCTCGACGACAGCTATCCCGGCGTGCCGGCAGTTACCCTGGCTTTCATCCTGTCGCAGCGCGGCGAGCAGGGCGAAGCGCGCCTGATCCTCGATCAGATGCCATCGCCCAGCAATATGGAGCCGCAATTCATGATGGTTCGGGCAATCGTCCTGGCGCGGCAGGGCGATGTTGCGGCGGGTCAGGTGCAATGGCGCCGCCTGCTCGACTATACCCGTCAACCGGCGAATGCTGCCCCCGAAACGGTGCTCAGCCGGTTCATGATAACCCCGGTGGTGATCCAGCGGGCATCGGCGGCGCTGCGCGAGTCAGGGGTGGTTGCGGCAAAGCCTGCGGCTTGACGGTGGGCCCGCGCCTGCCCAGAAAGATGTCATGTTATCCGCACTTGCCCTGCTGATCGTTGCGGCGTCCCCGTCGCCTGCTGCCGTCGCGGTCCATTTCGATCGCGATGGTACGGTGGAAACGCGGGTCGTCGCGGGCATGGCCGATCGGCAGAGCGGGCGACCGCTCAGCCCCGATGATCCGGTGCGGATTGCGTCGGTGTCGAAACTGGTCGTCGCGCTGGGCGTGATGCGACTGGTCGAGGCCGGGCGGCTCGATCTCGACCGCGACGTGTCGGCCTATCTCGGCTGGCAATTGCGCCACCCGGCCTATCCAGACCGCGCGGTGACGCTGGCGCAACTGCTCGGTCACCGCGCGGGGCTGACCGACAATATCGACTATGCACTGCCGCTCGGCGCCGATCTGGAGGCGGCGCTTCGAAACCCCGCCGCGTGGGACACGGCTCGCCCGCCGGGCGGCGACTTTACCTACGCCAACCTCAATTACCCGATCGTCGCGGCGGCGATCGAGGGCGCGACCGGCGAGCGGTTCGACCAGGCGATGGCG carries:
- the uvrB gene encoding excinuclease ABC subunit UvrB gives rise to the protein MAIQIRTSLDEIDTAEGYVPHRPTRPDKVEGGKRFELVSDYEPAGDQPTAIRELVSTALDGERDQVLLGVTGSGKTFTMAKVIDELQRPALILAPNKILAAQLYGEFKSFFPNNAVEYFVSYYDYYQPEAYVPRSDTYIEKESSVNEAIDRMRHSATRALLERDDVIIVASVSCLYGIGSVETYSAMIFDLKKGQVADNREIIRKLVALQYKRNDQAFARGNFRVRGDSLEIFPSHYEDMAWRISFFGDEIEEITEFDPLTGKKIATLNSVRIYANSHYVTPGPTLKQASEAIKHELTERLKELEAEGRLLEAQRLEQRTNFDLEMIAATGSCAGIENYSRFLTGRLPGEPPPTLFEYLPDNALLFVDESHQTIPQIGAMSKGDHRRKITLAEYGFRLPSCIDNRPLRFAEWDMMRPQTVSVSATPGTWEMDRTQGVFAEQVIRPTGLIDPPVEIKPVEEQVDDLIVEAKKTAAAGYRTLVTTLTKRMAEDLTEFLHEAGMKVRYMHSDIETLERIEIIRDLRLGVFDVLIGINLLREGLDIPECGLVAILDADKEGFLRSETSLVQTIGRAARNVDGRVILYADRITGSMERAMRETDRRREKQRAYNEEHGITPTTIKRNIGDIIAHVASKDGVVIDIGDDKPTHMVGHNLRAYIQDLEKRMRDAAADLEFEEAGRLRDEIRKLEADELGLPAGEQVAPRVGRSNEGKPGTRKGRFGKQSKTKWGR
- a CDS encoding DUF3617 domain-containing protein yields the protein MKKFVAIAALGVALAVAGCGKTENSDGPVKREAGNWKTDVKLVKFEVPGMPPEMKDGMAKMMEGASGMDQCFTQEQVDKEDIAAELAKGPGNGGECKWSKKDIAGGKIDIAGTCTANGQTVDMAMNGTMAAKKTDVTITTKGKVPTGGEMEMVMQMTSSHTGPCKAPATT
- a CDS encoding VOC family protein, which translates into the protein MLGYVTMGTDDLDQARDFYAALLGTIGASELMRMSDEDNGFTLYATSWGQPGIAVTRPYDGQPTHAGNGHMAAIVVDERAKVDALHAKAVELGGACEGPPGVRGDEGEQAFYGAYFRDRDGNKLCAFRIGPA
- a CDS encoding tetratricopeptide repeat protein; the encoded protein is MDHAKANETHNPGDTDRIIAEEQERLLESPLFIRSPVLSRLLQFLVEHRLRGGRSSPKAYAIATEALGRSEDFDPAVDSYPRVMVGRLRTLLDRYYADTPWIHRLRVPQGSYEVVVQHRVAPPARSLEDADGAGDVKAATGADGAGVPRVPGSAIRRPTAAPRYGRWVVALVLLVLALFTLWTLSSGPDRLFVSDPVPVPVLEVSAPVAGNTPPSRALARALDGKLRDGLRRFDLVDLLSSKAPGAATPRTADYRLDASLVRNLEGNAEVTLVLNRVADQRAIWSQQIKVTDQETPEFAAIEPVIARIAGDYGVIVRDQVQRQPDNFSPGFPCLAQFNRMRQMRSTPTAKQVTTCLRATLKRDSRDPAALAALSLVRFGDWQPQRMTPAGRTAFSEARALALQAYENSPNSTAGLFAMARANFYVGNCAGGNTMGDTALRLNPYDPDMAGFLGLFKITCGQATEGEALLRRSLALDDSYPGVPAVTLAFILSQRGEQGEARLILDQMPSPSNMEPQFMMVRAIVLARQGDVAAGQVQWRRLLDYTRQPANAAPETVLSRFMITPVVIQRASAALRESGVVAAKPAA